The following proteins are encoded in a genomic region of Magallana gigas chromosome 1, xbMagGiga1.1, whole genome shotgun sequence:
- the LOC136272864 gene encoding uncharacterized protein isoform X2, whose product MNENDLALILEFNQLFSKGVQLLSDLKRNTREFEEHELAAIRILDDFFKEKDQHEKSLNKILRGNQCDGEKKVNSETDITIALAEHLLGKLSPGKSYTIDSRVKKKGKCRCGFSHCKSDPGFGSTGIGHEEVWHGFIDIVFSSHGGIPETAASFVEDNQSSATLTCSFDVLVRVMPHSPSGQRIQSHASSENRSCYFAMGKMKKK is encoded by the exons ATGAATGAAAACGATTTGGCTCTGATTTTGGAGTTTAATCAGCTGTTTAGTAAAGGCGTTCAGCTTTTAAGTGATTTGAAGAGAAATACACGAGAATTTGAAGAACATGAACTTGCAGCAATACGAATTTTGGATGATTTCTTTAAAGAAAAGG ATCAGCATGAAAAAAGCCTCAACAAAATTTTACGAGGGAATCAATGTGATGGTGAAAAGAAAGTTAATTCAGAAACAGATATAACAATTGCATTAGCAGAACACCTTCTAGGAAAGCTTTCACCAGGAAAATCTTATACTATTGATTCAAGAGTTAAAAAGAAAGGAAAGTGTAGATGTGGATTCAGTCATTGTAAAAGTGATCCTGGGTTTGGAAGCACTGGTATAG gTCATGAGGAGGTTTGGCATGGGTTCATTGACATTGTATTTTCTTCCCATGGTGGAATACCAGAGACTGCAGCTTCTTTTGTTGAAGACAACCAGAGCTCAGCAACACTAACATGCTCCTTTGATG TCCTAGTGAGAGTCATGCCGCATTCACCGTCTGGCCAAAGGATACAATCACACGCTTCATCAGAAAATCGCTCGTGTTATTTTGCG ATGGGGAAGATGAAAAAGAAGTGA
- the LOC136272864 gene encoding uncharacterized protein isoform X1 — protein sequence MNENDLALILEFNQLFSKGVQLLSDLKRNTREFEEHELAAIRILDDFFKEKDQHEKSLNKILRGNQCDGEKKVNSETDITIALAEHLLGKLSPGKSYTIDSRVKKKGKCRCGFSHCKSDPGFGSTGIGHEEVWHGFIDIVFSSHGGIPETAASFVEDNQSSATLTCSFDDGEDEKEVKGGTKQNSPGGRTISEVKLSLSGAESQAVAQTIVFSFIQKKRHPHFSNFLIPNILISPYDFRIIMYDAANDILICSVPLPIFQPYPSNSLQIASIIILWMVLHYRMFCVGIETSLIIETIGEIKKIQSNFKDRAKEKLDFYVNASKFGVQGFPLVPRATLPSHELLGFGIHLIPQK from the exons ATGAATGAAAACGATTTGGCTCTGATTTTGGAGTTTAATCAGCTGTTTAGTAAAGGCGTTCAGCTTTTAAGTGATTTGAAGAGAAATACACGAGAATTTGAAGAACATGAACTTGCAGCAATACGAATTTTGGATGATTTCTTTAAAGAAAAGG ATCAGCATGAAAAAAGCCTCAACAAAATTTTACGAGGGAATCAATGTGATGGTGAAAAGAAAGTTAATTCAGAAACAGATATAACAATTGCATTAGCAGAACACCTTCTAGGAAAGCTTTCACCAGGAAAATCTTATACTATTGATTCAAGAGTTAAAAAGAAAGGAAAGTGTAGATGTGGATTCAGTCATTGTAAAAGTGATCCTGGGTTTGGAAGCACTGGTATAG gTCATGAGGAGGTTTGGCATGGGTTCATTGACATTGTATTTTCTTCCCATGGTGGAATACCAGAGACTGCAGCTTCTTTTGTTGAAGACAACCAGAGCTCAGCAACACTAACATGCTCCTTTGATG ATGGGGAAGATGAAAAAGAAGTGAAAGGTGGTACAAAACAAAATTCTCCAGGAGGAAGGACTATTTCTGAAGTGAAACTTTCTCTGTCAGGTGCTGAGAGTCAAGCTGTAGCTCAAACaattgtgttttcatttatccaaaaaaaaaggcatccacatttttcaaatttcttaattCCAAACATACTGATTTCTCCATATGATTTTCGAATTATTATGTATGATGCAGCTAATGACATTTTGATATGCAGTGTTCCATTACCAATTTTTCAACCTTATCCATCCAATTCTCTTCAAATTGCATCCATCATTATTCTTTGGATGGTTTTACATTACAGAATGTTTTGTGTAGGGATAGAAACTTCACTGATAATAGAAACAATTGGTGAGATAAAGAAAATTCAGTCAAATTTCAAAGACAGAGCAAAAGAAAAGTTGGATTTTTATGTAAATGCATCCAAGTTTGGTGTTCAAGGCTTTCCTTTGGTACCAAGAGCAACACTGCCATCTCATGAATTACTTGGGTTTGGAATTCATTTAATTCCTCAAAAGTAA